TGGATGATTTCAGGCGTTGGATCCAAGCTGTATTTCATTTTTTAGATGGTGCGAGGACAACTCCTAGTACAGTACTTGTGAACAAGGTAGACCACGTAGAGAATATTGGGCCTGAAGTTGAAGGAGACTCTTCAAAggagcatgcaagagattttgaGATTGATATGTCTGAGGGTTTGGCTGTTGAAATGTTTGGTACTCTACCTTCTAATGAGGTAAGAGGTTTGACTTTCTCTTTGTAGCTTTGCTCAAGTTCTCATTCATTATTGCAGTGACCCAGCTAGGTGCAAATGCTTGTGCTTTCAGAAGGCAGTAGATAATTCATAAATGAATATTATGCATATTGTTGTGTTGCTCGTATTCTTGAACTTTCTAATTTTAAATTTCTACTGTATGTActgaagattttttttaaaagacatCTCTTTGGTGGTCATGGTCTCTTCATTCCCTTCATTTGAATTACCATACTTTTTTATGTTAATTGTTCTTTTCTTATAAGATGTTGACTTGTGTtgcacttttatttatttatttaatgttgATCCTCCTAGATAATTGAAGTTCCACTGAGTGGTTGTAACATGAAGATAACAGTACTTTCCAAAGAGTACCAACACACTTGCAAATCAACTGGGTTGATGCTGTGGGAATCAGCTCGCCTGATGGCTTCCATCCTTGCGAGAAATCCTGCAATTGTTGCAGGGAAAAAGGTTTTAGAGCTGGGATCTGGCTGTGGTGGCATTTGCTCAATGGTTGCTGCAAGATCTGCTACCCTTGTGGTTGCCACAGATGGAGATACGAAAGCACTCGACCTGTTGACAAAAAATGTTGCTTCAAATCTGGAACTGCCATTCCTTTCTAAACTACTTACAAAGAGATTACAGTGGGGAAATACAGACCACATAGAAGCCATCAAGGAATTGAGTGATGGAGGTTTTCAAGTAATTATAGGCACAGATGTGACTTACATTCCTGAAGCCATCTCACCTTTGTTTGCAACTGCAAAAGAGCTGGTTTCTTCCAATGGAGGACTCAGGGAGGTGTCCAAGCCAGCCCTTATTCTATGCCATGTCGTGCGCCAAGTTGATGAACCATCAATGCTTTCAGCTGCGTCTCAATATGGTTTTATGCTGGTTGATCAGTGGTCAACTGGAATGCCAACAAGTTCATCCACAGGCATAATCAGCTCTTGGTTTTCTGGACATGGTTCTGAGATGGATCTTCCAAACACTGCCTTGCGCATCATGTATTTCCAGATGGAGTAAAGCATGTTCCATTTTGGAGTGGAGGTGTAGGCTTGAAACCTTAAGATTTGGAAGTGAAGGAGTTTGTGATAGGAAATGAGCTATTATGTTGTGTATTCAGAGTTCAATAGGTCTTCtagtgaaagataaaaggaaaaaaagagagTTGAAGAGGGAATGTTTGGTTTGGATTTATATTCAGTGCATCATTTATTATTCTTACACTtgtaataaatatatttattcaagCTTGTTTTGAGTGTTAAATTTTGGTGGATtcagataaattttaatataattttatattatagttatctaaatttaatataaattcaaatttaaggtttCTTCAAATATAGGATGAATAAAATTATAAACATTGAAAAAAAGAAAACTCTGCATTATCACATTATAAATAAATGGTAAGAATAGGAGAAACAAAAAGTTACATTTCTGCTAAGAACTTTATGAGCCATTTCATTGAAAATAAtcttgttaaaataaattaaactaataaataaaaaaattatgatcTATGCTCATTGGTTGCCTAGGTAGATAGTCCACCCACCCATAAATGCTAAATGCACCCCTAGAGAAAACATTATTTCTAAAAACTATATGAGAAAAGGGGGACGTCGTACTTTAATTGTTTTTTTCATCTATACTCAAAGGGCTAGTtcgataatttaaaaaaaaaaatgtcaagtgctgtaccaaaatatttttaccCTATGTTTGGTTCACCTTTGAATTTGAATACAATGTAatgcaaaattattttgaaatttatttaaattcattaaaattgaaatttaagatcCGAAATCTATACTCTTAAACGCAGCATTATTGTGAGAAAAGATATATAAttgtcgtttttttttttttgactttctttgcttttttttttttttgttttttattttttaattggtagTTTTGAATCTAGATACATTTTCCTACTTTGGAAATCTAGTTAAGCTGGTTTTGGTCGACCCACATCGACAAAACATAGGAGAATTCATGTCTTTATTTATGCATTTATGATGCAAATACAATGTCTACTtggaaatatttaataaaattggAACGATAGGGAGAAGATTAGTATATGGCACTCACAAATTGAGAAATCATCCaaatttttttatctattttaatTTGTTGGTTATCTAGAATTAGTTTTATAATCTctctagaaaaaaaattaagtgttTTTTTGGCCGGTAGtcaaagaaaaaatcaaaattttttctctctttattttctggCCATCTTTCACCAAATTAGCTTTGTAATCTCATCAGAAAAGTCAGTGTTGCAAGATCACAGTTCTGGTTATGGTTTTGGAATTTAATTATACAGCTCTTGCTTTCAATATGCGATTGACTTGGAATCAAAATAGCTAGAGAACGAATGCTTCTGGTCATGGTTTCTTTTCCAAATCCAGATTTAGCAGATTAAATCTGCATTTGTATTGTATTTGGAACAGGAAGAGGGAATTAAGATTCCCAATATTAAGATTATTATCTTAATTTAGAACAGCATAGTTAAGGAAAAATCGTTTCCATATCGAGAATGACATGCACAAATCGAGAAATGGTCCAAATTCTTGCCTCTTGATTTTCTAGCTATTTGAAATTAGTTTGATAATCTCActtggaaaaataaatttttctgaAGCATTGTTAAGGATATAAGATCATTGTTCTGCTCATGCATGTTTATGGATTTTGATTATACAGGTCTTAGCTTGATTTCAATCTGTGATCAGCTTGAAATCTTCCTTGAAAAATCAGTACTTCCAAAGCATAAGGTTCTTGTAATGGTTATCGCTTTTGTTTACTGACGCAgatattttaatttcttttcattTGATCACATTCCCAAACCAAACACAACCCTAAAAGGTGTCGAAGCTTCCAGGCCAAGGTTCCAGACTTCAAATTTTCTGATCAGTTTTCTAATCTTCACAATCAACACATCTTGCCTTAACCATAACAGCCCATAAACCCTAATTAGCTCCTTTAAATTCCTGACTCTATTTTTGGGAGAggccttgaatttgaatttgtgtgaatttgaattcAATGAAATATAAACAAAATTCGTGCCCCCAAAACGCAGCTTTGTCATTTCCTCAGACACACTCCTTCCCCTGTTGAAATATGACCCACATGAAATGAAAGGGCAATGGACATATTGGATTAATGGATTAAGGTgacttttaacttttaaaattctATGAGAGTTAATGGGGAAGTGGAAGAGTTTTTTTTCCTATTAATGCCTATTTTTATGGGGAGTGGGATAATGGTTATATTTATATGGTTGGAAATTGTCCTATTGCTATCAATCCTTTCTCTCGTCAATTTACCCATATGATCTGGTGAAGAATAGAAACAGAAAGAGAGTTAAGCGAGAGTAACGATTCCTACAAGTTTTCTTCAAAAACTGGTTTACGTTATGGCTGATTCTGGTATGATTTTCTTAAAACTTTTATTTTCTGTATGAAGCTAATACATGTGATGATCATGATAGTTAAAGATCCTAATTCAGTAAATGAAATACGGAAAATTTCTTACATGTGGTATTAGAGATTTGGTTGAAACTATCATGATTTTCCTTTAATATAAAAATTGATTTCGTTAACTGTGTAATGTTTAGCGTTCATGATGTCTGTTCGTTTGATTTTGGAAATTTCCCATGTTGTTTGTCGGATTTAATGAAATATTGACGGAAACATCTAGTGGCTGGGTTTATTGGATTGTAATATCATGATTCTGAAATCGTCATCACTTTTGTAGTGATATAGTGTGCTAACTACGTATCTAAGGAAAATTCTATTTAGGAAAGTGAGACTTAAGTTAtccattgtgaccccccacttccttGAAAATTTACCTGATGTAATTTAGCATAATCATCACTAGGCCCCACTACCACGTCATCGGCGCCACCTCAACAAATGACATTATAATGGCTAGGGAATATTTCGCCAGTCAGGGAATATTTCATTATGCATGCTTTATTGTTTGAATTTAGTATTGACTCATTTATGTTGggttaataaatatatttatgcaTGCAAGGGCTGAAATGTTATGGGCCAGAATTTATATATCTTTCATGATGAAATTCTTATTCTGGGATATTATTTATTTGCTTTAACATAGACAAATTTTTGCttgaatatttatcaatcaatgtttatattatggttagtatgttgtcaccaaagtgatcttaCTGAGAAGAGTTATAAATattgaattgaaatatgattttgcaaaaattattatggaatgattatttgattattatgcttgactcaaaggtgcaccaactttcaagtAATCATTAAATTAATCAGGATAATTGATATAATAATAGTGAGATTGGAATGGATGCCCAAAGGTGACAAACCAATCAAACTTTAAAGGGTTATCAATTATGCCTAGGTGAGTGAAAATCACCATCTAATTTGAATGTTAGTATATTGCATTAGTTAATCCAAAGATTGAACGCAATATTACTAATAAAAGTGATTTTTCTTAAGGCATTAATGTTGTAATAATTTATTGCAGTGTCAGTTTATGTTTTGCTTCATTCATTAATTTCTTCTATTCTGATTTTTTAATGGAACTAATCTCTCTGACCAGAAGGAACATATtcagtttcaccttggtgttctgGATCTTGACTTAGCACTATGATTGACAAACCAACTACTATTACTGAAACATGCAGTGCGGAGCAGCAAGCTTTGTATCAGTCATGGGAAAGATCGAACATATTAAGCATCATGTTTATGCGAATGTGTATTGTGAACAATATTAAGTCAACGCTTCCTCAAATTGAAAATGCAAAGGAATATTTCAAGGCTGTGGAAGATCGATTTAGTTCAGTAGACAAGTCTCTTGGAGGGAGATTAATGGCTAAACTTACCACCATGAAATTTGATGGTAACCATggaatgaatgaacatgtcctTGAAATGACCAATTTAACTGCAAGACTCAAATCTCTGGGTAT
This genomic stretch from Malania oleifera isolate guangnan ecotype guangnan chromosome 3, ASM2987363v1, whole genome shotgun sequence harbors:
- the LOC131150836 gene encoding uncharacterized protein LOC131150836 gives rise to the protein MASNVQEIIEQQQTPPKLQIYHPNSNEVSPFWREKYERDARKYWDIFYKHHQDKFFKDRHYLDKEWGCYFSGTGKKVILEVGCGAGNTIFPLVATYPDIFVHACDFSPRAVNLVKIHKSFMETRVRAFVCDLTIDDLSKDISPASVDVVTMIFVLSAVSPEKMPLVLQNLKKVLKPNGYVLFRDYATGDLAQERFSCKDQKISENFYVRGDGTRAFYFSNEFLTSLFEDNGFVAEEIGLCCKQVENRSRELVMNRRWIQAVFHFLDGARTTPSTVLVNKVDHVENIGPEVEGDSSKEHARDFEIDMSEGLAVEMFGTLPSNEIIEVPLSGCNMKITVLSKEYQHTCKSTGLMLWESARLMASILARNPAIVAGKKVLELGSGCGGICSMVAARSATLVVATDGDTKALDLLTKNVASNLELPFLSKLLTKRLQWGNTDHIEAIKELSDGGFQVIIGTDVTYIPEAISPLFATAKELVSSNGGLREVSKPALILCHVVRQVDEPSMLSAASQYGFMLVDQWSTGMPTSSSTGIISSWFSGHGSEMDLPNTALRIMYFQME